DNA sequence from the bacterium genome:
GCCTTCGGCCTCCTTTTTCGACTCAGGACGGGGCGCCTAGAGGCGCGACCATACTCTGCCGGGCATGCCAAAGGGCATCGCAATTGTCCCGCCCGGGCGCCCCATCTCGGTCACATCCCTGCCTAGCAGCGCGGTGTCCGGCCAACAACACCCTTTGGGGTAGTACCCTCGAGGTTCCGCTATCGCCCTGCCGATCCAAAGGAGCTAGAATCCGGGGCAGATCCATTCCGTGGGGGAGTGAAAGGAGGTCCCATGAGACGCCACGCTCCGCTAATCGCGCTACTCGGTCTGTTGAGCCTGGGCGCGAGCTGCCCACCGCCGAAGCCGGATGTGCCCTTTGATTGCGAGAGCCCGCCCGCGCCTACCGGCGAGATCCTGAAAGCGCGCAGACCCGTCGAGGGTTGCTACAAAGTCTTCTTCGCCGCGAGCCAGACGCGAGGTCTCGAGAGCCTCCAGGCCTTCGGCGACTATTCACGACAACGAGCCCTCGATTTCGGAGTCACGGACGTCACGCCGCTCCGAATCGTGAACGGCTTCAGAGCCGGGATGACCAAGGCCCAGGCACGGGCGATGGCTGCCGGCGGGCTGGCGGTTTCGGAGTGCGAGGAAGTTACCGTCGGCCCGCTCGATGCCGCGCCTGGGAGGGTCAGTTCGTGGGGACTGGACCGAATCGACCAGCGCAACCGTCCCCTTGACGGCTCATACGAGCCCGGCGAGTCGGGCGCCGGTGTCCACGTCTACGTCATCGACACCGGCAAGGCAATCGGGGGCTTCGACTACGCGATGGGAGAGTGCTACTCGGCCGTCGGCGGCTCCTGCAACGACGATCATGATCACGGCTCTCACGTCGCCGGAACCGTCGCCGATCGACGATACGGAGTCGCCAAAGGTTCAACGATCCACGCGGTTCGCGTCCTGATGGCCGGCTCCGGCGCGGACGCCGATGTGATCGAAGGCATCGATTGGGCCGCCAATCACGCCACTGCCAACGGCTGGATGGCTCTGGGAAACATGAGCCTGGGCGGCTCACCGTCCGATGACCTCGATCGCGCGGTCTGCCAAGCCTGGAGCGACGGATTCGGCTTTGCCGTCGCCGCCGGCAACGACAACGAGAGCGCCTGCAAACACTCGCCGGCTCGGGGGGTCCAGGCGGTCACGGTTTGCGCGACCTCTGAGAACGATCGTCGAGCCGACTTCTCCAACAAGGGTCGGTGCGCGGATATCTGCGCTCCCGGAGACGGCATCACCAGCGTCGGCCGGCGCGGCGAGCTACTCCGCTGGTCGGGCACTTCCATGGCCAGTCCCCACGTCGCCGGCGCCATGGCGCTGTGCGCGGAGCGGCTCGGCACCGCCGACCCGACAGCTCTCTTCGACTGCGTCATCGACAACGCGACTCCCGGAGTCGTGCAGGATCTCGACGGCACCCCCGACCGGCTGCTCTACGTGGGTCCGGAGTGAAAGGAGAGAGTCGAAGCTCAAGCGCGCAGGCAGGCCTCGAGCGCCTCGAGCCGTGGCGCGATACGGATCGATTCCCTGGGTAGCTCGAGGCAGCGCGCCAGTCGTTCGGGGAGCTCGACTCGAATGCCGAGCGTCGCTTCGATCTCTTCGCGGAACTTGGCCGGGTGGGCGGTCGCCAGGACAATTCCGGGGACCGCTTCACCCAGGGTCGCTATTCTCCGGCGCAGGCCGAGGTATCCGACCGCCGTGTGCGGATCGAGCACGTAGCCTCGCTCCGCATACACATCGCGAATCGCCGCGCGGGTCTCCTCGTCGTTGGAGCGGCTGCCGGTGACGACCTCGCGCATGCGCTCGAGATCTCCGTCAAACAGCCAGAGCATGCGCTGGAAGTTGCTGGGGTCGCCGACGTCCATCGCGTTCGAGATCGTGGCTCGCGCCGGCCGTGGCTGGTAGCGGCCGCTTTCGAGATAACGCGGCACGCTGTCGTTGACATTCGTCGCCGCCACGAATCCGCCACCGGCCAGGCCCATGGCCCGGGCCATGAGCCCCGCGGTCAGGTTGCCGAAGTTGCCGCTCGGCGTTGAGAAGACCGGCGGTGGAGCTCCCGCGGCGAGCAGGCCGACCGCATGGAAGTAATAGAACATCTGCGGCAGGAGCCGGGCCACGTTGATCGAGTTGGCCGAAGTCAGGCCGAGCTCGCGGCAAAGACCGGGAATCCCGAAGGCCTCTTTGACCAGCCGCTGGCAATCGTCGAAATCGCCATCGACCGCAAGTGCCCGCACGTTGCCGCCGAGGGTCGTGAACTGCTTCTCCTGAAGCCTGCTCACCTTGCCCTCGGGATAGAGGATCGCCACCCGGATTCCCTCGAGCCCGTAGAACGCGTGGGCTACCGCGCTGCCGGTGTCTCCCGAGGTTGCGACCAGCACCGTGAGTCGCTGCGGCCGCTCGCGGATCGAGCGGGCCATGAGGCGAGCCATGAACCTCGCGCCGACGTCCTTGAAGGCCAGCGTCGGGCCGTGGAAGAGCTCGAGCACATGGAGACCCTCGCCGACCTCGACCAACGGGATCTCGAAATCGAGCGCATCCTCGATCAGAGCCCGCCGCTCGTCCTCTGCCATTTCGCCCAGGTACGCCGCCGCGACTCGATCGGCGATCTCGACCAACGGATGTCCCGGAAGCCACTCGAAGAACGACGCCGGCAGCCGCGGAGTCTCTTCGGGCATGAACAGGCCGCCGTCCGGGGCCAGGCCCGCGAGAAGCGCCTCTTCGAGGCTTGCGGATGGGCACTCGCCCCGGGTGCTCACGAATCTCATGTCGCTTCTCGGCCCTACTCCTTTTCGGGCTCGTCGCCCGTGAGAATCCGCGCACCTGGGGCACCGACCGGCGAGATCAGGGTGTCGCCATCGAGGCCCGCCTCGTCGTGAAGGGCCGTGAGCATCACGGCTTCGAGCCCGGCCGCCTCTTCTCTACTTCGCGCCCAGGCAAAGAGGGTTGGCCCCGAGCCGGAAAGGCCGCAGCCCAGGGCACCGGCGGCGAGGGCTGCATGCCGCACGGCCTCGAACCCGGGCGTCATCGCGGCTCGTACGGGCTCCGCCACCTGATCGACCATGGCGCTCGCGATCAGATCGTAGTCTTCGTTCAGGAGCCCCGCCACCAGTGCGGCCAGGTTTCCGGCCTGAAGGACCAGGGTGCTCAGCGGAACCGTGGCCGGCAAGGCCGCGCGTGCCATCTCGGTCGCCACTTCGCAGTGGGGATGAAGAAGAACGCAGGTAAGCCCTCCGGGAACGCGCAGTTGGGTGACCACCGTGGGAACTCCGGGTCGCGCCAGTAGTAAGCCGCCGCAGAGTGACGGCGCGGCGTTGTCGGGATGGGGCGTGCCGCAGGCCACCCGCTCGCCTTCCACCGCCGCGGCCAGGAGCCGATCCACGCCGGCGTCGAGTCTCAGGGCCTCGTTCACCGCCACCGCCGCGGCGACGCCGCTGGCCGCGCTCGAGCCGAGGCCGCTGGCGAGTGGCAGGCCCTTGTGGAGGCGAAGCTCGACGCCCCCCGAGGACGCGGCGTTCCCTTCGGCCGCGAGCAGCTCGAGAGCGGCGACCCCGGCGGTGTTCTCCCGCGCCTCGGTCGGCAGCCGGCCACCGTCGCCGGTGATCTTTCTCAAATGCACGCCCGGCTCGGGCGTCGCGCGAGCCTCGACAATGTCCCCCCAACTCTCGACCGCAAAGCCGAGCAGATCGAATCCGCAGGTGATGTTGGAAACGCTCGCGGGAGCAAAGGCGCGCACCCAAGCACGGGAGACCTCGGCCACGGCTTCAGCCTGCCCCGCTCGTCTCACCTTCGAGCCAGCCCCGCTCGACCGCCAGCTCGGCCACCAGCACCGCCCCACCGGCGGCGCCGCGGACCGTGTTGTGGGACAGCGTCACGAATTTGTAGTCGAGCAGCGGACAGGGCCGGAGGCGACCGACGCTGATCGCCATGCCTGCGCCCAGATCGCGATGCAGCCGGGGCTGCGGCGCGTCGGGCTCCTCCAGGTAGTGGATCGGCGGCGTCGGGGCCGAGGGCAGCCCGAGCCGCTGGGGCTCGCCCTCGAACCCACGCCACGCGTCGATCAGCTCTTCCTCAGAAGCCTCGCGACCGAGCTTGACCGAGACACAGCCGGTGTGGCCGTCGCTGACCGCGACCCGGTTGCACTGGGCGCTCACCGAGAGATCGTAGCCGTCAATCCCCTCAGCGCCCAGGCTCCCCAGGATCTTCCGCGACTCGGACTCGATCTTCTCCTCCTCACCCGAGATCAGCGGGATGATGTTGTCGGGCACCTGCATTCCCGGAACGCCGGGCACTCCGGCTCCGGACAGCGCCTGCATGGTCACCACGTGTGCCTGATCGACACCAAAAGCGTCGACCAACGGCTTGAGCGCCAGAACCAGACCGATGGTCGAGCAGTTCGGATTGGTGAGGATTCTGCCCGCGCCGAACTCCTGCCGCTCGGCGAGATCCAGGTGCTCGGCGTTGATCTCGGGAACGAGGAGCGGCACCAGCGGGTGCATGCGATGATTCTTGGCGTTCGAGACGACCAGGAATCCGGCGGCCGCGAACTCGGACTCGAGCTCGCCGGCGACGTTGTCGTCCAGAGACGAGAATGCCAATCGGCAACCGCTCGCCGCCTGCGGCTCGCAGGGCACGATCGGCATGTCGGCCAGCGCTTCCGGGATCGGCGCCGGCTGGACCCAACGCACCGCCTGCCGGTAGGGGCGTCCGACCGAGCGCTCCGAAGCCGCGAGCACCGCCACCCGAAACCAGGGGTGATCGGCTAGCAGCGCGGCAAAGCGCTGCCCGACGCTGCCGGTGGCTCCCAGAACCGCTACCGGAATCCTCTCGTCTCTGTGTCTCGGGTTTGGTTTCATATTCGCGTTCCTCGTTCGGCCACCGCTCGTAGAATATCGGCAAAGACACCTGCGGCCGTGACCCCCGGACCGGCTCCCGGCCCGCGCAAGACGAGCGGCATCTTGGCATAGCGGCGGGTGGTAATGGCAACCAGATTCTCGCCGGCCGCCAGATCGAAGCAGGGGTGCTCCGGGGCGATCTCGCTCAGAGCCACACGGCCGCTCGAGCCGTCCCACGACGCCAGGTACGCAAGGCGTGAGCCGTCGCCGGCCGCTCGTTCCTGCCGACCTTCGAACTCGGGATCGAGCTCCGCCAGCCTGCGGCTGAATTCCTCGGACGCCATGGTGCCCCACGGTTCGGCCGGTATCCAGGCCTCGACCTCGAGGTCGCCGCGCTCGGCCTCGTTGCCGGCCAAGCGCAAGAGGATCAGGAGCTTGCGCGCCACGTCCTCGCCCGATAGGTCTTCGCGCGGATCGGGCTCCGTGTAGCCGAGCTCTCCGGCGCTGATGACGGCGGCACTGAAGGTCTCACCGCGCGCGAGCTCTCCGGTCAAGAAGCTCGCGGTGCCGGAGAGCACACCCTCGACACGAATCAGCTCGTCGCCCGTGGCCAGAAGATCCGCCAGCGTCCGCACCACCGGCAGGCCAGCGCCTACGGTGGCTTCGTGGTAGAGGCCCGCCCGTCCAAGCCCGGTCAACCTTCGAAACTGGCTCATCTCGCCTGCCAAGGGTTTCTTGTTGGCGGTGACCACCGTCACCCCGCCCTTCAGAAGCCGCTCGTACGCCTCGGCCATGTCGTCCGAGGCGGTGCAATCGACGAAGATGCGAAGCGCCGAGGGGCTGGCCAGCGCCGCCTCGATCAGCTCGCTCGAACCGCCCTCTCCGCGCTCTTCTTGCAGCCGCTCACGAGCGACGTGCGGCTCGATTCCCTTCGCATCGACGAGCGCTCCCTTGCTGTCGGCGACGCCATCGAGCCGCAAGCACCAGGGCAGAGCCTCCTCGATTCCCGGCCGCACCGCCAGCTGCGCGATCAGAGCGCCACCGACGCCCCCGACCCCGGCGACAAATAGGCTCGCGGTTGGCCGCTCGAAAAACGCCTGGTGAATCGCTCGCACCGCGCGGGCTTCGTCCTCGCTCTTGACCACCAGCGAGATGTTGAGCTCGGATGAGCCCTGGGCTATCGCCCGCACGTTGACGCCGCGCTCGCCCAGAATCGAAAACAGGCGACCGGCAATTCCGGGGCGCTGGCACATGGCCGCTCCGACCACCGCGACCACGGCAACATCGTCCTCCACCTTGAGCTCATCGATGTCTCCGGCCCGCCGGTCGATCTCGAACTCGACCTCGACGGCCTGCCAGGCTTCTCCCAGATCCTCCGGCGCGACGGCGAAGCAGATGGAGTGTTCACTCGAGCCCTGGGTGATCAGAATGACGCTCACTCCGCGCCGGGCGAGGGCGCCGAAGAGCCTCATCGCGACCCCCGGGACGCCGACCATGCCGTCCCCC
Encoded proteins:
- a CDS encoding ACT domain-containing protein, coding for GDGMVGVPGVAMRLFGALARRGVSVILITQGSSEHSICFAVAPEDLGEAWQAVEVEFEIDRRAGDIDELKVEDDVAVVAVVGAAMCQRPGIAGRLFSILGERGVNVRAIAQGSSELNISLVVKSEDEARAVRAIHQAFFERPTASLFVAGVGGVGGALIAQLAVRPGIEEALPWCLRLDGVADSKGALVDAKGIEPHVARERLQEERGEGGSSELIEAALASPSALRIFVDCTASDDMAEAYERLLKGGVTVVTANKKPLAGEMSQFRRLTGLGRAGLYHEATVGAGLPVVRTLADLLATGDELIRVEGVLSGTASFLTGELARGETFSAAVISAGELGYTEPDPREDLSGEDVARKLLILLRLAGNEAERGDLEVEAWIPAEPWGTMASEEFSRRLAELDPEFEGRQERAAGDGSRLAYLASWDGSSGRVALSEIAPEHPCFDLAAGENLVAITTRRYAKMPLVLRGPGAGPGVTAAGVFADILRAVAERGTRI
- a CDS encoding homoserine kinase yields the protein MRAFAPASVSNITCGFDLLGFAVESWGDIVEARATPEPGVHLRKITGDGGRLPTEARENTAGVAALELLAAEGNAASSGGVELRLHKGLPLASGLGSSAASGVAAAVAVNEALRLDAGVDRLLAAAVEGERVACGTPHPDNAAPSLCGGLLLARPGVPTVVTQLRVPGGLTCVLLHPHCEVATEMARAALPATVPLSTLVLQAGNLAALVAGLLNEDYDLIASAMVDQVAEPVRAAMTPGFEAVRHAALAAGALGCGLSGSGPTLFAWARSREEAAGLEAVMLTALHDEAGLDGDTLISPVGAPGARILTGDEPEKE
- the asd gene encoding aspartate-semialdehyde dehydrogenase encodes the protein MKPNPRHRDERIPVAVLGATGSVGQRFAALLADHPWFRVAVLAASERSVGRPYRQAVRWVQPAPIPEALADMPIVPCEPQAASGCRLAFSSLDDNVAGELESEFAAAGFLVVSNAKNHRMHPLVPLLVPEINAEHLDLAERQEFGAGRILTNPNCSTIGLVLALKPLVDAFGVDQAHVVTMQALSGAGVPGVPGMQVPDNIIPLISGEEEKIESESRKILGSLGAEGIDGYDLSVSAQCNRVAVSDGHTGCVSVKLGREASEEELIDAWRGFEGEPQRLGLPSAPTPPIHYLEEPDAPQPRLHRDLGAGMAISVGRLRPCPLLDYKFVTLSHNTVRGAAGGAVLVAELAVERGWLEGETSGAG
- the thrC gene encoding threonine synthase, which produces MRFVSTRGECPSASLEEALLAGLAPDGGLFMPEETPRLPASFFEWLPGHPLVEIADRVAAAYLGEMAEDERRALIEDALDFEIPLVEVGEGLHVLELFHGPTLAFKDVGARFMARLMARSIRERPQRLTVLVATSGDTGSAVAHAFYGLEGIRVAILYPEGKVSRLQEKQFTTLGGNVRALAVDGDFDDCQRLVKEAFGIPGLCRELGLTSANSINVARLLPQMFYYFHAVGLLAAGAPPPVFSTPSGNFGNLTAGLMARAMGLAGGGFVAATNVNDSVPRYLESGRYQPRPARATISNAMDVGDPSNFQRMLWLFDGDLERMREVVTGSRSNDEETRAAIRDVYAERGYVLDPHTAVGYLGLRRRIATLGEAVPGIVLATAHPAKFREEIEATLGIRVELPERLARCLELPRESIRIAPRLEALEACLRA
- a CDS encoding S8 family peptidase; translated protein: MRRHAPLIALLGLLSLGASCPPPKPDVPFDCESPPAPTGEILKARRPVEGCYKVFFAASQTRGLESLQAFGDYSRQRALDFGVTDVTPLRIVNGFRAGMTKAQARAMAAGGLAVSECEEVTVGPLDAAPGRVSSWGLDRIDQRNRPLDGSYEPGESGAGVHVYVIDTGKAIGGFDYAMGECYSAVGGSCNDDHDHGSHVAGTVADRRYGVAKGSTIHAVRVLMAGSGADADVIEGIDWAANHATANGWMALGNMSLGGSPSDDLDRAVCQAWSDGFGFAVAAGNDNESACKHSPARGVQAVTVCATSENDRRADFSNKGRCADICAPGDGITSVGRRGELLRWSGTSMASPHVAGAMALCAERLGTADPTALFDCVIDNATPGVVQDLDGTPDRLLYVGPE